Proteins from one Parvibaculum lavamentivorans DS-1 genomic window:
- the alaS gene encoding alanine--tRNA ligase, whose protein sequence is MAGVNEIRSKYLEFFRAQGHEVVASGPLVPNNDPTLLFTNAGMVPFKNVFTGQETRPYKRAASSQKCVRAGGKHNDLDNVGYTARHHTFFEMLGNFSFGDYYKAEAIEFAWDLITKELALPESRLMVTIYEDDDEAHGLWKKITGLSDDKIVRLGAKSNFWQMGDTGPCGPNSEIFYDHGDKIPGGPPGSPDEDGDRFIEIWNLVFMQYEQHEDGSRTRLPKPSIDTGMGLERIAAVLQGTHDNYSTDLMRSLIVASAEASKSDPDGPHAVSHRVIADHLRSSSFLLADGVMPSNEGRGYVLRRIMRRAMRHAQLVGVAEPLMWRLVPALVRQMGDAYPELRRAEALVTETLRLEETRFRETLTRGLKLLDEEIESLGGKGVLAGEVAFKLYDTYGFPLDLTQDALRSRGMSVDQTGFDEAMAKQRQDARAAWSGSGEKATEAVWFELRDKVGATEFLGYESEIAEGKVVALLVDGQPVDKVEAGTDAALITNQTPFYAESGGQVGDTGIVFSADGAEFPVIDTMKKLGALHVHIGKLARGTLKLGDIVEMKVDKSLRDATRANHSATHLLHEALRRVLGDHVTQKGSMVGPERLRFDFSHPKPMTPEEISEVETIVNRVIRQNAEVTTRLMTPEDAIAAGALALFGEKYGEEVRVLAMGLDDENPNGTYSVELCGGTHVRRVGDIAIFKIVSESAVASGIRRIEALTGEGARAYLVAQDRIAKEAASALRISTEDLPARVVSLMEERKRLERELAQAKKQLAMSGGGGSGGQESPVQEFGGVKLIARKLEGVNPKDLRGLIDESKKQLGSGVVVLVAISEDGKGAIAVGVTDDLTSRYNAVELVKAGAAAMGGKGGGGRPDMAQAGGPEAEKADAALDAVKAAVGELAGAA, encoded by the coding sequence ATGGCCGGCGTCAACGAGATCAGAAGCAAGTATCTGGAATTTTTCCGGGCGCAGGGCCATGAGGTCGTGGCCTCCGGTCCCCTTGTGCCGAATAACGACCCGACGCTGCTTTTCACCAATGCCGGCATGGTGCCGTTCAAGAATGTCTTCACCGGTCAGGAGACGCGGCCCTACAAGCGCGCGGCGAGCTCGCAGAAATGCGTGCGCGCGGGCGGCAAGCATAATGACCTCGACAATGTCGGCTATACGGCGCGCCATCACACCTTCTTCGAGATGCTCGGCAACTTCTCCTTCGGCGACTACTACAAGGCCGAGGCGATCGAGTTCGCCTGGGATCTCATCACGAAGGAACTGGCGCTGCCCGAAAGCCGCCTCATGGTCACCATCTATGAGGATGATGACGAGGCGCACGGGCTCTGGAAGAAGATCACCGGCCTGAGCGACGACAAGATCGTCCGCCTCGGCGCCAAGTCGAATTTCTGGCAGATGGGCGATACCGGTCCCTGCGGCCCGAATTCGGAAATCTTCTACGATCACGGCGACAAGATCCCCGGCGGCCCTCCCGGCAGCCCGGACGAGGATGGCGACCGCTTCATCGAAATCTGGAACCTCGTCTTCATGCAGTATGAGCAGCATGAAGACGGCTCGCGCACGCGGCTGCCCAAGCCCTCGATCGACACCGGCATGGGCCTCGAGCGCATCGCCGCCGTGTTGCAGGGCACGCATGACAATTATTCGACCGACCTGATGCGCTCGCTCATCGTCGCCTCCGCCGAGGCCTCGAAAAGCGATCCGGACGGGCCGCACGCCGTCAGCCACCGCGTCATCGCGGATCATCTCCGTTCAAGCTCGTTCCTCCTCGCCGACGGCGTGATGCCGTCGAACGAAGGCCGCGGCTATGTGCTTCGCCGCATCATGCGCCGCGCCATGCGCCACGCGCAGCTCGTCGGCGTTGCCGAGCCGCTGATGTGGCGGCTCGTTCCGGCGCTTGTCCGCCAGATGGGCGATGCCTATCCCGAATTGCGGCGCGCCGAGGCGCTCGTCACCGAAACGCTGCGGCTCGAAGAAACGCGCTTCCGCGAAACGCTGACGCGCGGGCTGAAGCTGCTCGACGAGGAAATCGAAAGCCTCGGCGGCAAGGGCGTGCTGGCGGGCGAGGTCGCCTTCAAGCTCTACGACACTTACGGTTTCCCCCTCGATCTCACGCAGGATGCGCTGCGCTCGCGCGGCATGAGCGTCGATCAGACCGGCTTCGACGAGGCAATGGCGAAGCAGCGGCAGGATGCGCGCGCCGCCTGGTCGGGTTCCGGCGAGAAGGCAACGGAAGCTGTCTGGTTCGAGCTCCGCGACAAGGTCGGCGCCACGGAATTCCTCGGCTATGAAAGCGAGATTGCGGAAGGCAAGGTCGTCGCGCTCCTCGTGGATGGCCAGCCTGTCGACAAGGTGGAGGCCGGCACGGACGCCGCCCTCATCACCAACCAGACACCGTTCTATGCGGAGTCCGGCGGCCAGGTCGGCGACACCGGCATCGTCTTCTCGGCCGATGGCGCGGAGTTCCCCGTCATCGACACGATGAAGAAGCTTGGTGCGCTGCATGTCCATATCGGCAAGCTCGCGCGCGGCACGCTGAAGCTCGGCGACATCGTCGAGATGAAGGTCGACAAATCCCTGCGCGATGCAACGCGCGCCAATCACTCCGCAACCCATCTGCTGCATGAGGCGCTGCGCCGCGTGCTCGGCGATCACGTGACGCAGAAGGGCTCGATGGTCGGGCCGGAGCGGCTGCGCTTCGACTTCAGCCATCCGAAGCCGATGACGCCGGAAGAAATTTCCGAGGTCGAGACCATCGTCAATCGCGTGATCCGCCAGAACGCGGAAGTGACGACGCGGCTGATGACGCCGGAAGATGCGATCGCGGCGGGCGCGCTGGCGCTTTTCGGCGAAAAATATGGCGAGGAAGTGCGTGTGCTGGCCATGGGGCTCGATGACGAAAACCCCAACGGCACCTATTCGGTCGAGCTTTGCGGCGGTACGCATGTGCGCCGCGTCGGCGACATCGCGATCTTCAAGATCGTCAGCGAAAGTGCGGTCGCGTCAGGCATCCGCCGCATTGAGGCGCTGACGGGCGAGGGCGCTCGCGCCTATCTCGTCGCACAGGACAGGATCGCGAAGGAAGCGGCAAGCGCGCTTCGCATTTCGACGGAAGACCTGCCGGCCCGCGTCGTCTCGCTGATGGAAGAGCGCAAAAGGCTGGAGCGCGAGCTGGCGCAGGCGAAGAAGCAGCTTGCCATGTCCGGCGGCGGCGGTTCCGGCGGGCAGGAATCACCAGTGCAGGAATTCGGCGGCGTGAAGCTCATTGCGCGCAAGCTTGAAGGCGTGAACCCGAAGGATCTGCGCGGCCTCATCGACGAGAGCAAAAAGCAGCTCGGCTCCGGCGTCGTGGTGCTTGTCGCAATTTCGGAAGACGGCAAGGGCGCCATCGCCGTCGGCGTCACCGACGATCTCACCTCGCGCTACAACGCGGTCGAACTCGTGAAGGCGGGTGCGGCGGCAATGGGCGGCAAGGGCGGCGGCGGAAGGCCCGACATGGCGCAGGCCGGCGGCCCGGAAGCCGAAAAGGCCGACGCCGCGCTCGACGCGGTGAAGGCGGCGGTCGGCGAACTTGCCGGTGCTGCGTAG
- a CDS encoding NADP-dependent isocitrate dehydrogenase — MPKIKVANPVVDLDGDEMTRIIWQMIKDKLIFPYLDLDIDYYDLGMEHRDATDDKVTVESAEAIKKYGVGVKCATITPDEARVEEFKLKKMWKSPNGTIRNILGGTVFREPIICRNIPRLVPGWTEPIVIGRHAFGDQYRATDILIPGKGKLTMKWVSEDGKDTIEEEIFDFPSAGVAMGMYNLDDSIRDFARACMKFGLARKYPVYLSTKNTILKTYDGRFKNLFQEIYEKEFKADFEAAKITYEHRLIDDMVASAMKWSGGYVWACKNYDGDVQSDSVAQGFGSLGLMTSVLLTPDGKIMEAEAAHGTVTRHFRAHQRGEETSTNSIASIFAWTRGLTHRAKLDGNDELAKFAQTLEKVCVSTVESGHMTKDLALLVGSEQSWLSTEGFLDKVAANLDKALAKQA; from the coding sequence ATGCCGAAGATCAAAGTCGCAAACCCCGTGGTCGATCTCGATGGCGATGAGATGACCCGGATCATCTGGCAGATGATCAAGGACAAGCTGATCTTCCCCTATCTGGATCTCGACATCGACTATTACGACCTCGGCATGGAGCACCGCGACGCCACCGACGACAAGGTGACGGTGGAGAGCGCGGAAGCGATCAAGAAATACGGCGTCGGCGTCAAATGCGCGACCATCACGCCGGATGAGGCGCGCGTCGAGGAATTCAAGCTGAAGAAGATGTGGAAGTCGCCCAACGGCACCATCCGCAACATTCTCGGCGGCACCGTCTTCCGCGAGCCCATCATCTGCCGCAACATTCCGCGCCTCGTGCCCGGCTGGACGGAGCCGATCGTGATCGGCCGTCATGCCTTCGGCGACCAGTACCGCGCCACCGACATTCTGATCCCCGGCAAGGGCAAGCTCACCATGAAGTGGGTGTCCGAGGACGGCAAGGACACGATCGAGGAAGAGATTTTCGATTTCCCCTCCGCCGGCGTCGCCATGGGGATGTACAATCTCGACGACAGCATCCGCGACTTCGCCCGCGCCTGCATGAAGTTCGGCCTCGCCAGGAAGTATCCGGTCTACCTCTCGACCAAGAACACGATCCTGAAAACCTATGACGGCCGCTTCAAGAACCTTTTCCAGGAAATCTACGAGAAGGAATTCAAGGCCGATTTCGAGGCCGCGAAGATCACCTATGAGCACCGCCTGATCGACGACATGGTGGCCTCGGCGATGAAGTGGTCCGGCGGCTATGTCTGGGCGTGCAAGAACTACGATGGCGACGTGCAGTCGGACTCGGTGGCGCAGGGCTTCGGCTCGCTCGGCCTGATGACATCCGTGCTGCTGACGCCGGACGGCAAGATCATGGAAGCAGAAGCCGCGCATGGCACGGTGACGCGCCACTTCCGCGCCCATCAGCGCGGCGAGGAAACCTCGACCAACTCGATCGCCTCGATCTTCGCCTGGACGCGCGGGCTCACGCATCGCGCCAAGCTGGACGGCAATGACGAATTGGCGAAGTTCGCCCAGACGCTCGAAAAGGTCTGCGTTTCGACAGTGGAAAGCGGCCACATGACGAAGGACCTGGCGCTGCTCGTCGGCTCCGAACAGTCATGGCTGTCGACGGAAGGCTTCCTCGACAAGGTCGCCGCCAATCTCGACAAGGCGCTCGCGAAACAGGCGTAA
- a CDS encoding RNA methyltransferase, whose translation MAGTDQTRKDEALREAGPAVILVAPQLGENIGTAARAMLNFGLTDLRLVRPRDGWPNERARAAASGADEVIDGARLFATTAEAIADLDYVIATTARSRDMVKPILTPETAATQMRVAFGAGGRAGLLFGPERTGLENDDIVLADALMMVPVNPAFASLNLAQCVLLMSYEWHKAGDATEAARIEYPQTRPATKEELVGFFHHLEGELDRFGFLKPPEKRPSMIRNLRNMFQRAVLTEQEVRTLRGVVAALTRRYPKGEGPPD comes from the coding sequence ATGGCCGGCACGGATCAAACCAGGAAAGACGAGGCGCTCCGGGAAGCAGGGCCTGCGGTGATTCTCGTGGCGCCGCAGCTCGGCGAGAATATCGGTACGGCCGCGCGCGCCATGCTGAATTTCGGGCTCACCGACCTGCGCCTCGTGCGGCCGCGCGATGGCTGGCCGAACGAGCGTGCCCGCGCGGCGGCTTCGGGCGCGGACGAGGTGATAGACGGGGCGCGGCTTTTCGCCACCACGGCAGAGGCCATCGCGGATCTCGATTATGTCATTGCGACGACAGCCCGCTCCCGTGACATGGTGAAGCCGATCCTGACGCCGGAGACGGCGGCTACTCAGATGCGCGTGGCCTTCGGCGCGGGCGGGCGTGCCGGGCTCCTCTTCGGGCCGGAGCGCACGGGGCTCGAGAATGACGACATTGTCCTTGCCGATGCGCTGATGATGGTGCCTGTCAATCCCGCCTTCGCCTCGCTCAATCTCGCGCAATGCGTATTGCTGATGTCCTATGAGTGGCACAAGGCGGGTGACGCTACGGAAGCCGCGCGGATCGAATATCCGCAGACGCGGCCCGCCACCAAGGAGGAGCTTGTCGGCTTCTTCCATCACCTCGAGGGCGAGCTTGACCGCTTCGGTTTCCTGAAGCCGCCGGAGAAGCGGCCCTCGATGATCCGGAACCTGCGCAACATGTTCCAGCGCGCGGTCCTCACCGAGCAAGAGGTCCGCACCTTGCGCGGTGTCGTCGCGGCGCTGACGCGGCGCTATCCGAAAGGCGAGGGGCCGCCGGACTGA
- a CDS encoding alpha-L-fucosidase, which produces MERYSGTLASLGARPLPQWYDDAKFGIFIHWGLFSIPAFAPRLGSISDAFKKDYDRAVAMTPYTEWYATAIKVPGRPRLSFTPSIMATGPMAISGKPSPRA; this is translated from the coding sequence ATGGAGCGCTATTCGGGTACGCTCGCGTCGCTGGGCGCGCGGCCGCTGCCGCAATGGTATGACGACGCCAAGTTCGGCATCTTCATTCACTGGGGCCTCTTTTCAATTCCCGCCTTCGCGCCCCGCCTCGGCAGCATCTCGGATGCCTTCAAGAAGGATTACGATCGCGCCGTCGCGATGACGCCTTACACCGAGTGGTATGCGACCGCGATCAAGGTGCCCGGACGCCCTCGGCTGAGTTTCACGCCGAGCATTATGGCAACCGGCCCTATGGCGATTTCCGGGAAGCCTTCGCCGCGGGCCTGA